A single Anaerolineales bacterium DNA region contains:
- a CDS encoding response regulator, with the protein MAKILIAEDERDIRDLIVFTLTYGKHQVVAVGNGEEVLESTRREQPDLILLDVRMPRMTGYEACRRLKADPTLRHIPVIFLSAKGQEAEVQTGLEAGAAEYILKPFSPDQLNKRITEILDKGEES; encoded by the coding sequence ATGGCCAAGATACTGATCGCCGAAGACGAACGGGATATCCGCGACTTGATCGTCTTTACCTTGACCTATGGGAAACACCAAGTGGTCGCGGTGGGCAACGGGGAGGAAGTCTTGGAAAGCACGCGCCGCGAGCAGCCGGATCTGATCCTGCTGGATGTGCGCATGCCGCGGATGACGGGATACGAAGCCTGCCGGCGGTTAAAGGCGGATCCGACCCTGCGCCACATTCCGGTGATTTTCCTTTCGGCCAAGGGCCAGGAAGCCGAAGTGCAAACCGGGCTGGAGGCCGGCGCCGCGGAATACATCCTTAAGCCGTTCTCGCCGGATCAGTTGAACAAGCGCATCACGGAAATCTTGGATAAGGGGGAGGAATCTTAG
- a CDS encoding redox-sensing transcriptional repressor Rex has translation MPHKAASVKAIPDIVVGRLPFYLRTLRVLAAEGMEITSSLELGKRLGLTSAQIRKDLSYFGEFGKQGLGYNIPFLIGQLRRILKVDRAWGVVLVGVGDLGRAIAHYHGFHDRGFEIRIVFDNDPGKIGKNLAGHTVEDMETMVDRVREAGIRIAMLAVPATAAQRVTNLLVKADVKAILNYAPITLGVPKGIQVQNIDPAAHLQHMTYYLEA, from the coding sequence ATGCCCCACAAAGCAGCTTCTGTCAAGGCCATTCCAGACATCGTCGTCGGCCGATTGCCGTTCTACCTGCGCACCCTTCGCGTGCTGGCCGCCGAGGGTATGGAGATCACTTCCTCCCTGGAATTGGGCAAACGGCTGGGCCTAACCTCCGCACAAATCCGCAAAGACCTTTCCTACTTCGGCGAGTTCGGCAAGCAGGGCTTGGGCTACAACATCCCCTTTCTCATCGGGCAGTTGCGCCGGATTCTAAAGGTAGACCGCGCGTGGGGGGTGGTGCTGGTGGGAGTCGGCGACCTCGGCCGGGCCATCGCGCATTACCACGGGTTTCACGACCGCGGTTTCGAAATCCGCATCGTATTCGACAACGACCCGGGCAAGATCGGAAAAAACTTGGCGGGGCACACCGTGGAGGACATGGAAACCATGGTGGATAGGGTCCGGGAGGCCGGGATCCGCATCGCCATGTTGGCGGTTCCGGCCACCGCCGCGCAGAGGGTGACGAACCTGCTGGTCAAGGCGGACGTGAAGGCCATCCTCAATTACGCGCCGATCACCCTCGGCGTGCCGAAGGGGATCCAGGTCCAGAACATCGACCCGGCGGCCCACCTGCAGCACATGACCTATTACCTCGAGGCGTAA